The following coding sequences lie in one Lolium perenne isolate Kyuss_39 chromosome 2, Kyuss_2.0, whole genome shotgun sequence genomic window:
- the LOC127330087 gene encoding SKP1-like protein 4: MVLLVSSDGEKFEVADEVIGKASGMIKGCLDEDCATNGQVPIPNVTGRILALILEYVNKHFAEPHDDFQIPNADDPLKRFDDAFVHVDQDTLFDLITAANYLNINSLLDLTCKAVADQMRGKTTEETRKHFNIVNDYTPEEEEEVRRENSWAFE; the protein is encoded by the exons ATGGTTCTTCTCGTCAGCTCCGACGGGGAGAAGTTCGAGGTGGCGGACGAGGTGATCGGCAAGGCTTCGGGGATGATCAAGGGCTGTCTGGACGAGGACTGCGCCACCAACGGCCAGGTCCCGATCCCCAACGTCACCGGCCGCATCCTCGCCCTCATCCTCGAGTACGTCAACAAGCACTTCGCCGAGCCCCATGACGACTTCCAGAtccccaacgccgacgacccgctCAAGCGCTTCGACGACGCGTTCGTCCATGTCGACCAGGACACGCTGTTCGACCTCATCACC GCCGCCAACTACCTTAACATCAATAGCTTGCTGGACCTTACCTGCAAGGCGGTGGCGGACCAGATGAGGGGCAAGACCACGGAGGAGACCCGCAAGCACTTCAACATCGTCAACGACTACaccccggaggaggaggaggaggtccgcAGAGAGAACTCGTGGGCCTTCGAGTAG